A DNA window from Bacteroides cellulosilyticus contains the following coding sequences:
- a CDS encoding DUF3108 domain-containing protein translates to MKTRKRETRITAAPAITGKRGWVFCLLGALLLTMMSTPAKAQCTAQNTAFQSGEHVMYDLYFNWKFIWKKVGLASLTTFSTTYQSQPAYRFNLLSVGSKKTDFFFKMRDTLTCYVSEKLEPLYFRKAAEEGDRYTVDEAWFSYKDGVSNVKQRRIWHNPVRDPQEMEYSDSRCIFDMLSILAQARSYDPADYKIGDRILFPMATGRKVEEQTLIYRGKEDVKANNDTIYRCLVFSFVEYKKGKEKEVITFFISDDKNHLPIRLDMYLNFGSAKAFLRSVQGNRYPMTSVVKKK, encoded by the coding sequence ATGAAGACAAGAAAAAGAGAAACCAGAATAACCGCAGCTCCGGCAATAACCGGTAAGCGCGGATGGGTGTTCTGCCTGTTGGGAGCACTGTTGCTTACGATGATGTCCACGCCTGCCAAGGCACAATGTACGGCTCAAAACACCGCATTTCAGTCCGGCGAGCACGTGATGTACGATTTATATTTTAACTGGAAGTTTATCTGGAAGAAGGTGGGGCTGGCAAGTCTGACCACCTTCTCCACTACTTATCAGTCACAACCTGCCTACCGCTTCAACCTGCTTTCGGTAGGAAGTAAAAAGACCGATTTCTTCTTTAAGATGCGTGATACGCTGACTTGCTATGTCAGTGAAAAGCTGGAGCCGCTCTACTTCCGTAAAGCGGCCGAAGAGGGTGACCGCTATACGGTGGATGAAGCTTGGTTTTCATATAAGGATGGCGTATCCAACGTGAAGCAGAGGCGTATCTGGCACAACCCGGTCCGCGATCCGCAAGAGATGGAATACAGTGACAGCCGTTGCATCTTCGATATGTTAAGTATCCTGGCGCAGGCGCGTTCTTACGATCCGGCAGATTATAAAATAGGCGACCGGATTCTTTTTCCTATGGCCACCGGACGTAAGGTAGAAGAACAGACGCTGATTTACCGGGGCAAAGAAGATGTAAAAGCCAATAATGATACGATTTATCGTTGCCTCGTATTCTCTTTTGTAGAATATAAGAAAGGAAAGGAAAAAGAAGTGATTACTTTCTTTATCTCAGATGATAAGAATCATCTCCCGATTCGCTTGGATATGTATCTTAACTTCGGGTCGGCAAAGGCTTTCCTGAGGAGCGTACAAGGAAATCGTTATCCGATGACGTCGGTGGTAAAGAAGAAATGA
- a CDS encoding Ig-like domain-containing protein, translated as MKSLFNRLAGVAVVGAVLYSCASIGRPEGGAIDETPPRFVGSTPAPGALNNNRKKVTIEFDEFIKLEKPGEKIVISPPQVQQPEIKANGKKVVITLKDTLKPNTTYSIDFSDAIQDNNEGNPLPDFGFTFSTGSVIDSMVVSGTVLNAANLEPVKGMLVGMHSNLADSAFTTIPFERVGRTDSRGRFTIRGVAPGEYRIYGLQDADQNFYYSQPTEMIAFEDSLIIPAMDERIRLDTLWKDSLTIDTIMERTYTHYSPDDVILRCFKERVLSQRLIRSERPESRKFSFYFSTQADSLPLLKGLNFDETNAFIVEKPTGRIDTLHYWIRDSLIYKMDTLKMSLTYLYTDTLNQLVPRTDTLRLVSKIRPKSEKELEKEREKKEKELEKAKKKAEKEGKEYVEPTVFLPVDVYAPGTMDIYDYISLTFTEPLATAADGAIHLKQKVDSLWNDIPYDFVPDSLNLMRYNVYADWVPGESYAFEVDSTAFHGIYGLFTDKIKKEFKVKKPEEYGQIFYNVTGADSIAFVELLDAQDKVVRTVPVVDGKADFYFLNPGKYSARLINDTNGNGVWDTGKYEDKRQPEKVYYYPQVIELKANFDLTQDWNIHEKPLDKQKPDELKKQKPDEDKKKRNQNNRSSGNNR; from the coding sequence ATGAAGTCTCTTTTCAATCGTCTGGCAGGTGTTGCCGTCGTTGGTGCCGTGCTTTATTCCTGCGCCAGCATCGGTCGTCCGGAAGGTGGTGCTATTGATGAAACCCCTCCACGCTTCGTAGGTAGTACGCCTGCGCCGGGCGCGCTTAATAATAACCGGAAGAAAGTTACGATTGAATTCGATGAATTCATCAAGCTTGAGAAACCCGGGGAGAAGATTGTGATTTCTCCACCCCAGGTGCAACAGCCGGAGATAAAGGCGAACGGGAAGAAGGTGGTAATCACCTTAAAGGATACTCTTAAACCGAATACTACTTATTCGATAGACTTCTCGGATGCTATTCAGGACAATAATGAAGGTAATCCGTTGCCCGATTTCGGGTTTACTTTCTCCACGGGTTCCGTTATCGACTCGATGGTGGTTTCCGGTACCGTGCTGAATGCAGCCAATCTGGAACCGGTGAAAGGTATGTTGGTAGGTATGCATTCCAATTTAGCTGACTCGGCCTTTACTACGATACCTTTTGAACGTGTAGGTCGTACCGACAGTCGTGGGCGTTTCACGATTCGGGGTGTTGCTCCGGGCGAATACCGCATCTACGGATTGCAAGATGCTGACCAAAACTTCTATTATAGTCAGCCCACTGAAATGATTGCTTTCGAAGACTCCCTGATTATTCCTGCCATGGATGAACGGATACGTCTTGATACACTCTGGAAAGATTCTCTGACGATAGATACGATCATGGAGAGAACTTATACTCATTACTCTCCGGATGACGTCATATTGCGCTGTTTCAAAGAACGGGTTTTGTCGCAACGTCTCATCAGGAGCGAACGTCCCGAATCCCGGAAATTCTCTTTCTATTTCTCTACCCAGGCTGACAGCCTGCCGTTGTTGAAGGGACTGAATTTCGATGAAACCAACGCTTTCATCGTGGAGAAGCCAACCGGACGCATTGATACGCTTCATTATTGGATAAGAGACTCTCTGATCTATAAGATGGATACTTTGAAGATGAGTCTCACTTACCTCTATACGGATACGCTCAACCAGTTGGTGCCGCGTACGGATACTCTGAGACTTGTATCGAAGATTCGGCCTAAGTCCGAGAAAGAACTTGAGAAGGAACGTGAGAAGAAAGAAAAGGAACTGGAAAAAGCCAAAAAGAAAGCGGAGAAAGAGGGTAAGGAGTATGTAGAACCGACGGTATTCCTGCCTGTGGATGTATATGCACCGGGTACGATGGATATCTACGACTATATCTCTCTTACATTTACTGAACCGTTGGCAACTGCTGCTGATGGTGCCATTCATCTGAAACAGAAAGTAGACAGTTTGTGGAATGATATCCCTTACGACTTTGTTCCGGACTCTCTGAACCTGATGCGCTATAATGTTTATGCAGATTGGGTGCCTGGTGAAAGCTATGCTTTTGAAGTCGACTCGACGGCTTTCCATGGAATATATGGCCTTTTCACCGATAAGATAAAGAAAGAATTTAAGGTGAAGAAACCTGAAGAGTACGGGCAAATATTCTATAATGTGACGGGAGCAGATTCAATTGCTTTTGTAGAATTGCTGGACGCACAGGATAAAGTGGTGCGTACAGTGCCGGTTGTCGATGGTAAGGCAGATTTCTACTTCCTGAATCCCGGCAAATATAGTGCGCGCCTTATAAATGATACGAATGGAAACGGTGTGTGGGACACCGGAAAATACGAAGACAAACGGCAACCGGAGAAAGTGTATTACTATCCTCAGGTGATAGAACTGAAAGCTAATTTCGACTTGACCCAGGATTGGAATATACATGAAAAGCCGCTGGATAAACAGAAACCGGATGAACTCAAAAAACAAAAACCAGATGAAGACAAGAAAAAGAGAAACCAGAATAACCGCAGCTCCGGCAATAACCGGTAA
- a CDS encoding efflux RND transporter periplasmic adaptor subunit produces MKSRLILLACCLSLFSCGQSDKTTGKAPEFAVITVETTTANLTNSYPATIRGKQDVEIRPMVSGFITKLHVDEGSVVRKGQVLFSIDPVQYQAAVNSAKAAVETAKAAVNTQELTVNNKRELNKKNIISNYDLQMAENQLAQTKAQLAQAEAQLVNAKNNLSYTSVTSPSDGVVGSIPYRVGSLVSPSVATPLTTVADISEMYAYFSMTERQLLSQIREGGSTKEILEKMPDVQLQLIDGTMYADSGRVETISGVIEQKTGSVTMRALFPNQRNVLRSGSTGNVVFPNPMTNVIMIPQSATTEIQDKKFVFVVQPDNTLKNTEIQVFKLNDGKYYYVTEGLKAGDKVVMEGVQNLRDGASITPITPAEKEAEYQKALKDQKEGNIQTAFN; encoded by the coding sequence ATGAAGAGTAGATTGATTTTATTGGCATGTTGCCTGTCACTGTTCAGTTGCGGACAGAGTGACAAAACTACGGGTAAAGCGCCCGAATTTGCAGTGATTACAGTAGAAACGACCACTGCCAACTTAACGAACAGTTATCCGGCTACGATCAGAGGTAAACAAGATGTAGAAATCCGCCCCATGGTAAGCGGTTTCATCACCAAACTGCATGTAGACGAAGGTTCAGTAGTACGCAAGGGACAAGTGTTGTTCAGCATTGACCCCGTACAGTATCAAGCTGCCGTGAACTCAGCCAAAGCTGCTGTTGAAACAGCTAAAGCTGCCGTAAACACGCAAGAACTTACCGTAAACAACAAGCGTGAGTTGAACAAAAAGAATATCATCAGCAACTACGATTTGCAGATGGCAGAGAATCAACTGGCACAAACAAAAGCACAATTAGCACAAGCTGAAGCACAATTAGTAAACGCCAAGAACAATCTGTCGTATACCAGTGTAACCAGCCCCAGCGACGGTGTAGTAGGTAGCATCCCCTACCGTGTAGGTAGCTTGGTGAGCCCTTCCGTTGCCACTCCGCTGACTACCGTTGCCGATATTTCTGAAATGTATGCTTACTTCTCCATGACTGAAAGACAATTACTTTCACAAATACGCGAGGGTGGCAGCACCAAGGAAATCCTGGAGAAGATGCCTGATGTACAGTTGCAACTCATCGACGGAACCATGTATGCCGACAGCGGACGTGTGGAAACGATCAGTGGTGTTATTGAACAGAAGACAGGCTCCGTAACCATGCGTGCCCTCTTCCCCAACCAGCGTAACGTTCTGCGCAGCGGAAGTACCGGTAATGTGGTATTCCCCAACCCGATGACGAATGTTATTATGATACCTCAATCAGCCACTACAGAAATACAGGACAAGAAGTTCGTATTCGTAGTGCAGCCTGACAACACCCTGAAGAATACGGAAATCCAGGTGTTCAAGCTGAATGATGGTAAGTATTACTACGTAACCGAAGGTCTGAAAGCCGGTGATAAAGTAGTAATGGAAGGTGTGCAGAACCTGAGAGACGGAGCATCTATCACTCCTATCACTCCTGCCGAAAAAGAGGCTGAATATCAGAAAGCACTGAAAGACCAAAAAGAAGGTAATATCCAAACTGCGTTCAATTAA
- a CDS encoding efflux RND transporter permease subunit — MKLDRFINRPVLSTVISVLIVILGLIGLATLPITQYPDIAPPTVSVRATYTGANAQTVLNSVIAPLEDQINGVENMMYMTSNATNSGSADISVYFKQGTNPDMAAVNVQNRVSMAQGLLPAEVTKVGVTTQKRQTSMLMVFSIYDETDQYNIEFLENYANINLIPEVKRVAGVGDAMVLGTDYSMRIWLKPDVMAQYKLIPNDVAAALAEQNIEAAPGQFGERGNQTFQYTIRYKGRLQQSEEFENIVIKAMENGEVLRLKDIADIELGRLTYSFNNTVNGHKAVSCIVFQMAGSNATQTISDLETLLNDYSDKLPAGLHINIAQSANDFLFASIHEVIKTLIEAFILVFIVVYVFLQDFRSTLIPAIAIPVALIATFFVLKLIGFSINLLTLSAMVLAIAIVVDDAIVVVEGVHAKLDQGYKSARAASIDAMSELGGAIVSITLVMMSVFIPVSFMGGTAGIFYRQFGLTMAIAIGFSALNALTLSPALCAIFLKPHDEHGEKKSTFISRFHTGFNVAYDKMLKKYKNNVLFFIQKKWLSFGLVAGSIVLLIFFMKITPTGMVPNEDTGTIMGVVTLPPGTSQERAQEVLHRVDSLVAAEPAVASRTVISGYSFIGGQGPSYGSIIIKLKNWDERSTMQNSNIVYITLFMRAQKIIKEAQVLFFAPPMISGYSASSDIELNMQDKTGGDLNHFFDVVKSYNAALEARPEINSAKTTFNPSFPQYMLDIDAAACKKAGISPSDILSTMQGYFGGLYASNFNSFGKMYRVMVQAEPEATKNLESLSSIKVRNGDEMAPITQFVSIKKVYGPDIISRFNLYTSMKVMVAPASGYTSGQALAAIAEVAKENLPAGFAYELGGMAREEAETSGSTTGLIFVLCFVFVYLLLSAQYESYILPLAVLLSIPFGLLGSFLFVNGMSAIGNISILKMIMGSMSNDIYMQIALIMLMGLLAKNAILIIEFALDRRKMGMSITWAAVLGAAARLRPILMTSLAMIVGLIPLMMASGAGANGNRTLGTSAIGGMLIGMILQIFIVPALFVAFQYLQEKIKPMEWADVDNSDAEPEIEQYTK; from the coding sequence ATGAAATTAGATAGATTTATTAATCGTCCGGTACTATCTACGGTAATCTCCGTGCTGATAGTGATCCTGGGTCTTATTGGTCTGGCAACCTTGCCTATCACCCAATACCCGGACATTGCACCGCCAACCGTATCGGTGCGCGCCACCTACACGGGTGCCAACGCCCAAACGGTGTTGAACTCCGTTATTGCACCGCTGGAAGACCAGATCAACGGTGTAGAGAACATGATGTACATGACTTCCAATGCCACCAACAGTGGTTCCGCCGATATTTCCGTTTACTTCAAACAGGGAACCAACCCGGATATGGCTGCCGTAAACGTACAGAACCGTGTATCTATGGCACAAGGTCTGCTGCCTGCCGAAGTAACCAAGGTAGGTGTGACGACACAAAAGAGACAGACTTCCATGTTGATGGTATTCTCTATTTATGATGAGACGGACCAATATAACATCGAATTCCTCGAAAACTATGCCAACATCAACCTTATTCCTGAAGTAAAACGTGTGGCCGGTGTAGGTGATGCGATGGTGTTGGGTACTGACTACTCCATGCGTATCTGGCTGAAGCCTGACGTGATGGCTCAGTATAAATTGATACCTAATGATGTAGCGGCAGCTTTGGCAGAACAGAATATCGAGGCTGCCCCCGGACAGTTTGGTGAACGCGGTAACCAGACATTCCAATATACAATACGTTACAAAGGACGTCTGCAACAGTCGGAAGAATTTGAGAACATCGTTATCAAAGCAATGGAAAACGGAGAAGTACTCCGTCTGAAAGATATCGCTGATATCGAACTGGGACGTCTGACCTATAGTTTCAATAACACCGTAAACGGTCATAAGGCCGTCAGCTGTATTGTATTCCAGATGGCCGGAAGTAACGCTACACAAACCATCAGTGATCTGGAGACATTGTTGAATGACTATTCCGATAAACTGCCCGCAGGCTTGCATATCAATATTGCACAGAGTGCCAACGACTTCTTGTTCGCCTCTATTCATGAGGTAATCAAGACATTGATCGAGGCCTTTATCCTGGTGTTCATCGTAGTATATGTCTTCCTGCAGGATTTCCGTTCTACATTGATTCCTGCCATCGCTATTCCGGTAGCATTGATCGCAACGTTCTTCGTACTGAAACTAATCGGCTTCAGTATCAACTTGCTGACCCTTTCAGCCATGGTGCTCGCCATTGCGATAGTGGTCGACGATGCCATAGTCGTCGTCGAGGGTGTCCATGCGAAGTTGGACCAGGGGTATAAGTCTGCCCGTGCCGCTTCCATCGACGCCATGAGTGAATTGGGTGGTGCCATCGTTTCTATTACGCTGGTCATGATGTCTGTATTTATCCCTGTAAGTTTCATGGGTGGTACGGCAGGTATATTTTACCGGCAGTTCGGTCTGACGATGGCTATCGCTATCGGTTTCTCCGCATTGAACGCTTTGACGTTGAGTCCGGCATTGTGTGCCATCTTCCTGAAACCGCATGATGAGCATGGTGAAAAGAAATCGACATTTATCAGCCGTTTCCATACAGGCTTCAATGTAGCTTATGACAAGATGCTGAAGAAATACAAAAATAATGTATTGTTCTTCATCCAAAAGAAATGGTTGAGTTTCGGTCTTGTAGCCGGTTCCATCGTATTACTGATTTTCTTCATGAAGATTACTCCGACGGGTATGGTGCCTAACGAAGATACGGGTACCATCATGGGTGTAGTAACTCTGCCTCCGGGTACTTCACAGGAACGCGCACAAGAGGTGCTGCACCGTGTAGACAGCCTTGTGGCCGCCGAACCGGCTGTTGCATCCCGTACAGTGATTTCCGGTTATAGCTTCATCGGCGGACAGGGACCTTCTTACGGTTCTATCATCATCAAGCTGAAAAACTGGGACGAACGTTCCACAATGCAGAATTCAAACATCGTCTACATCACGCTCTTTATGCGTGCACAGAAGATTATCAAAGAAGCGCAGGTACTGTTCTTCGCTCCTCCTATGATTTCTGGTTACTCTGCATCCAGCGACATCGAGTTGAATATGCAGGATAAGACCGGTGGTGACCTGAACCACTTCTTCGATGTAGTGAAATCTTATAATGCCGCATTGGAAGCACGCCCGGAAATCAACTCGGCAAAGACGACCTTCAATCCGAGCTTCCCGCAATATATGCTGGATATCGACGCTGCTGCCTGTAAGAAAGCGGGTATCAGCCCAAGCGACATCCTCAGCACTATGCAGGGATACTTCGGCGGTCTGTATGCTTCTAACTTCAACAGTTTCGGTAAGATGTACCGTGTAATGGTTCAGGCAGAGCCGGAAGCAACCAAGAATCTGGAATCATTGTCCAGCATCAAGGTGCGCAACGGCGATGAAATGGCCCCGATAACTCAGTTCGTTTCCATCAAGAAGGTATACGGACCCGATATTATCAGCCGCTTCAACTTGTATACTTCTATGAAAGTGATGGTTGCCCCAGCTTCCGGATATACTTCCGGTCAGGCACTGGCGGCTATCGCCGAGGTTGCCAAAGAGAACCTACCTGCCGGTTTCGCTTACGAATTGGGAGGTATGGCACGTGAAGAAGCCGAAACCAGTGGTAGCACCACAGGATTGATCTTCGTTCTCTGCTTCGTATTCGTTTACCTGTTGCTGAGTGCACAGTATGAAAGTTACATCTTGCCGCTTGCCGTACTGTTGTCTATTCCGTTTGGTCTGTTGGGTAGCTTCCTGTTCGTCAACGGTATGAGCGCCATCGGTAATATCTCCATTCTGAAAATGATAATGGGGTCCATGTCCAACGACATTTATATGCAGATTGCATTGATCATGTTGATGGGTCTGTTGGCGAAGAACGCCATCTTGATTATTGAGTTTGCCCTCGACCGTCGTAAGATGGGTATGAGTATTACGTGGGCAGCCGTACTGGGTGCCGCAGCCCGTCTGCGTCCTATCTTGATGACATCACTGGCCATGATCGTCGGTTTGATTCCGTTGATGATGGCATCCGGTGCAGGTGCCAATGGTAACCGTACACTGGGTACCTCTGCCATCGGCGGTATGTTAATCGGTATGATTCTTCAGATCTTTATCGTACCGGCCCTGTTCGTTGCATTCCAATATCTGCAAGAGAAGATTAAACCGATGGAATGGGCTGATGTGGATAACTCTGATGCAGAACCTGAAATTGAGCAATACACTAAATAA
- a CDS encoding TolC family protein: protein MKKQIITLMCATALLSSCHIYKSYDRPEDITAAGLYRDTTAVNDTLAADTANFGNLPWREVFTDPQLQALIEQALANNPDLRSAALNVKKAEAALMSARLAYAPTLALSPQGTVSSWDKGKATQTYSLPVTASWQIDLFGQILNPKRAAQVSLKQTQFYEQAVQTQVIANVANMYYTLLMLDRQLQITESTADILKKNVETVEAMKDAGIYNTTSAGVEQTRAAYAQVLASLPGMRQSIRETENALCLMLNQPAQEIERGVLENQQLPTEFSAGIPLQLLSNRPDVKAAEMSLAASYYDTNSARAAFYPQITLSGSAGWTNSAGSAIMNPGKLLASAIGSLTQPLFYRGANIARLKQAKAQEEQSKIQFQTTLLKAGNEVSNALYQYQMTSEKAVSREIQVNSARKAAEDTKELFNLGTSTYLEVLSAEQSYLSAQTSEVSDTFDRMQAVISLYQALGGGRNK from the coding sequence ATGAAGAAACAAATTATAACTCTGATGTGTGCAACTGCTCTTTTAAGCAGTTGCCATATCTACAAATCATACGACAGACCCGAAGATATTACGGCTGCCGGACTGTATCGCGACACGACAGCTGTGAACGATACACTGGCAGCGGATACTGCAAACTTCGGCAACCTGCCTTGGAGGGAAGTATTTACCGACCCTCAGTTACAAGCGCTCATCGAACAAGCACTTGCCAATAATCCTGATTTGCGCAGCGCCGCTCTGAACGTGAAGAAGGCAGAGGCTGCTCTTATGTCTGCACGCCTGGCTTATGCTCCCACGCTTGCATTGTCTCCGCAAGGAACCGTAAGCAGCTGGGATAAGGGAAAAGCTACGCAAACTTATTCGCTTCCTGTTACAGCAAGCTGGCAAATTGATCTGTTCGGTCAGATACTGAACCCGAAACGTGCTGCACAGGTGTCTCTGAAACAGACACAGTTCTATGAACAAGCGGTGCAAACTCAGGTAATCGCCAATGTGGCCAATATGTACTACACATTGTTGATGCTCGACCGCCAGTTGCAGATAACAGAATCCACAGCCGATATCCTGAAAAAGAATGTGGAAACCGTAGAGGCTATGAAGGATGCAGGCATATACAATACGACTTCTGCCGGAGTAGAACAAACCCGTGCAGCTTACGCACAGGTGCTGGCATCTCTGCCGGGCATGCGCCAAAGCATTCGTGAAACAGAAAATGCTCTTTGCCTGATGTTGAATCAACCGGCACAGGAAATAGAACGGGGTGTATTGGAAAACCAGCAATTACCGACAGAATTTTCAGCCGGTATTCCTTTGCAACTGTTGTCTAACCGCCCCGATGTAAAGGCTGCCGAGATGTCTCTTGCTGCAAGTTATTACGATACTAACAGCGCACGTGCAGCTTTCTATCCGCAGATTACATTGAGCGGTTCGGCAGGATGGACTAACAGTGCAGGTTCTGCAATTATGAATCCGGGCAAGTTACTGGCTTCCGCCATAGGATCGTTGACACAACCGCTATTCTATCGCGGTGCTAATATCGCCCGTCTGAAACAGGCCAAAGCACAGGAAGAGCAATCCAAAATCCAGTTCCAGACCACTTTGCTGAAAGCTGGAAACGAAGTGAGCAACGCCTTATATCAATATCAGATGACTTCCGAAAAGGCTGTTTCTCGTGAGATCCAGGTAAATTCTGCCCGTAAAGCTGCGGAAGATACAAAAGAATTGTTTAACTTAGGCACGTCAACGTATCTGGAAGTTCTGTCTGCTGAGCAATCTTACCTCAGTGCACAAACCTCCGAGGTATCCGACACTTTCGACCGTATGCAAGCTGTTATCAGCCTGTACCAGGCGCTCGGAGGAGGCAGAAATAAATAA
- the lpxA gene encoding acyl-ACP--UDP-N-acetylglucosamine O-acyltransferase yields the protein MISPLAFVDPAAKLGKNVTVQPFAYIEGDVEIGDDCIIMSGARILDGTRLGQKNKVHHGAVLGTTPQDFHYTGEKSLLIIGDENDIRENVVVSRATHEGDATRIGSENFLMDGVHLCHDVQIGNHCVLGLKTIIAGDCRISDFTILSSNVILQQQCHIGSWVLIQSGCRIAKDVPPYVIMNGNPAGYHGINAVVLQHKHQVTDRILRHIVNAYRLIYQGNFSIQDALQKIEDQVPMSDEIHNILNFVRESKGIVK from the coding sequence ATGATAAGTCCATTAGCATTTGTAGATCCTGCCGCAAAGCTCGGCAAGAATGTAACGGTTCAGCCTTTTGCATATATCGAAGGCGATGTAGAGATTGGAGATGACTGTATTATCATGTCCGGTGCGCGTATCCTCGACGGTACACGCTTAGGGCAAAAGAACAAAGTGCATCATGGCGCCGTACTCGGTACCACCCCACAAGATTTCCATTATACGGGTGAGAAGAGTTTGCTGATCATCGGCGATGAGAATGACATTCGCGAAAACGTAGTTGTAAGCCGTGCTACACATGAAGGAGATGCCACACGTATCGGCAGCGAGAACTTCCTGATGGATGGTGTACACCTTTGCCATGATGTGCAGATAGGTAACCACTGCGTACTGGGACTTAAGACTATCATAGCCGGTGACTGTCGTATCAGTGACTTTACCATTCTGAGCAGTAACGTCATTTTGCAACAACAATGCCACATCGGAAGCTGGGTATTGATCCAGTCAGGATGCCGCATTGCGAAAGACGTTCCTCCTTATGTTATTATGAATGGTAATCCGGCAGGTTATCATGGCATTAATGCTGTCGTGCTACAGCACAAGCACCAGGTAACAGACCGTATTCTGCGTCATATTGTAAATGCTTACCGACTGATTTACCAAGGTAACTTCAGCATACAGGATGCTTTGCAAAAAATTGAGGACCAGGTGCCGATGAGTGATGAGATACATAATATCCTTAACTTCGTACGGGAGTCTAAAGGGATTGTGAAATAA
- a CDS encoding DNA/RNA non-specific endonuclease, with protein sequence MRKRKKKQVNSKKQLMLLIVFIVCGILTAYQTINSKKDAVNSKPIEAVSQSNLQNSDIYIKQTTAPATPEILLQRTGYLVSYNSNTRIANWVAWKLTPERLKENTERINSFRPDPDLPKSKAVTTQDYKGSGWDRGHLCPAGDNKWSRQAMIESFYMTNICPQHHNLNRGDWNELEQKCRKWVKKDSCLYIVAGPIFYDRKPQTIGEHKVAVPDAFFKVILSLHKRPKAIGFIYKNNEGNNPLDSYVNTVDEVERITGIDFFPALPDDIEKAVEASYNLKDWK encoded by the coding sequence ATGAGAAAGAGAAAGAAAAAACAAGTAAATAGCAAAAAACAACTGATGCTACTGATAGTCTTTATTGTATGCGGCATCCTTACCGCCTATCAGACTATAAACTCCAAGAAAGATGCCGTAAACAGTAAACCGATAGAAGCCGTTTCCCAAAGCAACCTCCAGAACTCCGACATCTACATCAAGCAAACCACTGCACCCGCTACCCCCGAAATATTGTTGCAACGCACCGGATACCTCGTATCCTATAACTCCAACACCCGCATAGCTAACTGGGTAGCCTGGAAACTGACTCCCGAACGTTTAAAAGAAAATACCGAGCGAATCAATAGCTTCCGTCCCGACCCTGACCTACCTAAAAGTAAAGCCGTCACCACACAAGACTATAAAGGCAGTGGTTGGGACCGTGGACATCTTTGTCCCGCAGGAGACAACAAATGGAGCCGCCAAGCCATGATAGAAAGTTTCTACATGACCAACATCTGCCCCCAGCACCACAATCTAAACCGGGGTGACTGGAACGAACTGGAACAGAAATGCCGCAAGTGGGTGAAAAAAGACAGTTGTCTTTACATTGTAGCCGGCCCTATCTTCTATGACCGGAAGCCACAGACCATAGGCGAGCATAAAGTGGCCGTGCCGGATGCTTTCTTTAAAGTGATACTTTCTCTGCACAAAAGGCCGAAAGCCATCGGCTTTATCTATAAAAATAACGAAGGGAATAATCCACTGGACTCTTATGTAAACACTGTGGATGAAGTGGAGCGGATCACAGGGATAGACTTCTTCCCCGCCCTTCCCGATGATATAGAAAAGGCGGTAGAAGCAAGCTATAATTTGAAAGACTGGAAATAG